In the Halorussus salinus genome, CTGTCGCGGTCGAGGCGCAACTCCGGGAGCGTCCCCACGAGGTCGGCGAACTTCTCGGAGACCGCGGTCGGATAGAGGACGTTCTCGTCGCGGTCGAATCGGTAGAGCGCCGCGGCGGCGGCGGGCAGTATCGAGGCGGCGTCCGACACCACGCGGTCGGCGATTTCGGATTTCGTCTCGGCGTACAGCAGGCCCCGACTGGTTCGGTGGAGTTGGGTGAGCGCCCGCTCGCGCTGTTTGCGCTTCGTGATGTCGCGGCAACTGTAGAGGGTCGTCCCGCCCTGAATCGAGACCTGCCGGACGTTGACCAGCAGGGTGTGTTCCCGGCCCTCCTCGTCGGTCGCGGTACACTCGATGTTGGTCAGCACGCCCTCGGCGTCGAGTCGGTCGGGGTCGAAGAGGTCCTCGCCCAGTAGCTCGTCGATGGTCCCGAGGTCGTGTATCTCCTCGGCACTGTAGCCGAAGATGAAGTGGACGTTCGGGCAGACGTAGGTGAACTCGCCGTCGTCGTCGGTGACCAACACGGTGTCGGTCATGTTGTTCAGCGTGACGCGGTGCAACTCCTCGGACTCGCGCAGTTCCTCCTCCAGTCGGACGCGCTCGGCGACCTCCCGGCCAGCGACGACGAGGCGGTCCACGTCGCCGCTCTCGTCCGCGACGGGTCGAATCGTGAACTCGAATCTGGCTCCGTCGTTCCCTCCAGCCCTCTCGCCGCTCGCTCCGCCAACGCCCTCGCCGTCTCTACTACTGCCCGGCAGTCCGGCCTCGAACTCGGCGTACTCCCCGCTCCGGGCGCGGTGAACCGCTCGCTGGAGGTCCCGCGACGAGTCGTCGGTCCACGGGAGTCCCCAGAACCGCTTGCCGAGGAGGGTCTCCTCGTCTCGCCCGAGGGCGTCGAGCGCGCCCCGATTCAGTCGGACGACGGTCCCGTCGGCGTCGAGGACCGCGCCGAACTGGCCCGGCGTGGCGAAAAACGACTCGAACTGGTCGGCGCGCTCGCGCCGTCGCCGCCGGTCGGCTCCTCGTTCTATCGCCTCTCGGCACCGCCGCCGGACCGTCTCGCCGTCGGCGTCCGCTGGCACGTAGTCGGTGACGCCCGCCGCGATGGCGTCGCTGGCGAGCGATTCGCTCCCGTCGGCCGGAGCCAACACGACGGGCAAGTCGGTGCTGTGCGACCCGAGCGCGTCCAACAGGTCCAGACCGGTCGCGCCGTCGAGTCGTCCGGCGCTCACCACGCAATCGACCGCGGCGCGTCGGTCGGTCGCGCTCGACACGGCCTCCTCGACCGTCGAGACGGTCCGCACGGCGAACTCCTCGTCCGCGGCGAACGCCGGACGCAACCGTTCGCGCCACTCCTCCGGTCCCGCGAGGAGGACGCGGCGTCGGTCGGCGGATTGCGATGCCCGAATCGTATCCATCGGCGCGACGTAGCGGGCGGCAAAATAAGAGTCTTCGCTGTCGCGGGTGCCCGTCACGAACCTATTTGTCGCTCGCTTCCGACGGGAGGGGTATGCCGGACACGCCACACGTCGTTGCGGTCTGCGGCAGTCTTCGAGACGAGAGCGTCACCAGAGTCGCGCTCGACACCGCGCTCGACGCCGCCGAGGAGGAAGGCGGCGAGACCGACCTCCTCGACCTGCGCGAGTACGACCTGCCCGCCTACGACCCGGACGTGGACGACGAGGAGGCGGGCGACGCGGCCCGACTCGCCCGCGCTATCCGAGAGGCCGACGCCATCCTGCTCGGGTCGCCGATGTACCACGGGTCGTACTCCTCGGTGCTGAAGACCGCGCTGGACTACTGCGGGTTCGACGAGTTCGAACACAAGACCGTGGGCCTGCTGGCGGTCTCTGGCGGGAGTTTCCCCATCACGGCGCTCGAACACCTCCGGTCGGTCTGTCGCGCGCTCGACGCATGGGTCCTGCCTCATCAGGCCGCGGTCCCGCGCTCGCACTCGGCGGTCCGAGACGGGGCGTTCACCGACGACGACGTGGCCGAGCGCGTCCGGGAACTCGGCCGCGAGGTCGTCGGCTACGCCAACATCGAACCGTGTCCGCCGACGATGGAGAGCGAGGAGAACGTCGGCGCGGTTGACTGAGGTTTACAGCGACCATCCCTGCCCCTTCCGCAGGTCCCTTCCCCGTGGTCGCCCTCGATGTGGGTATGTCCGAAACTAACCGCAAGTATCTGCTAGCGAAGCGCCCCGACGGCAAACCCGACCGCGACACTTTCGAACTGGCCGAAGAGGACGTTCCGGACCCGGCCCCCGGCGAGGTGCTGGTTCGGACGCTCTACCTCTCGGTGGACCCCTACATGCGCGGCCGGATGGACGCCGGGGAGTCGTACGCCGACCCGTGGGCGGTCGGCGACCCGCTCCGGGGCGGCGTGGTCGGCGAAGTCGTGGAATCGAACGGCGCGGGCTTCGAGGAGGGCGAAGTCGTGGCTGGCGACCTCCAGTGGGCCGACTACGCGACGGCGCGGGGGAGCGACCTCCAGTCGGTGAACCCCGACCTCGCGCCGGTCTCGACCGCGCTCGGCGTCCTCGGGATGCCGGGCCGGACCGCCTACTTCGGCACCCGCGAGGTCGCCCGACCGAACGCTGGTGACACCTTCGTCGTGACAGGCGCGGCGGGGGCAGTCGGCTCGGTCGCGGGCCAAATCGCCAAGCAGTCGGGCGCTCGCGTCGTCGGCTTCGCGGGGTCCGACGAGAAAGTCGAATTCCTCGAAGACGAACTGGGCTTCGACGCCGGAATCAACTACAAGACGACCGACGACTACGGCGCGGCGCTTGACGAGGCCGCCCCCGAGGGTGTAGACAGCTACTTCGACAACGTTGGCGGCCCGATTACGGACGCCGTCTTCTCGAAACTCAACGTGGACGCCCGAGTCGCGGTCTGCGGCCAGATTTCGATGTACAACGCCGAGGAGATGCCGACCGGCCCCCGAAAGCTCGGCAAACTCATCGAGAGCCGAGCGACCGTCGAGGGCTTCCTCGTCTCGGACTTCGCGCCGCGATTCGAGCAGGCGACCCGACAGCTCGGCGAGTGGGTCGCCGAGGGCGAGATTCAGTACCGCGAGACCGTGACCGAGGGCTTGGAGAACGCGCCCGACGCCTTCCTCGGACTCTTCGAGGGCGAGAACATCGGCAAACAGCTCGTACAGGTCGGCGAGCGCGAGGAGTGACTTACTCTTCGGCGACGACCTCGACGCGCTCGCGCAACCACGCCGCGGCCGCCGCGACCGCCTCGGGGTCCGAGCCGGACACCTTGAGGCGATTTCGCTCGTCGGTGGCGGGGTAGCTCCCGACGGTCACGTCGAACTCCTCGCGCACGCCAGCCACCGCGTCCAGCAGGGACGCTTCGGGTTGGGGCGTGTAAAGCGTCCGCGAAACCACGTCGCCGCCGAACTCGTCGGCGACCTGCTCGAACAGCGCCCGCATCTCCGCCGGGACGCCCGGAAAGGCGTAGACGTTCCCGAGGACGCACCCCGGACACAGCCCCTCTGGATTCACGAGCGGTCGGCTCCCGTCGGGGAGCGCGGCCCACGCGTCCACGTCGAGGTCGAGGTCGTGGGCCGCTACCTCCTCGGGGTTCTCGTCGCGGTACGCCGCCACGGTCGCTATCACGTCCTCGCGCACGGCGTCGTCCACCACGAGGTCGCGGTCGAACGCGTCGGCGACGGCGTCGGCGGTCACGTCGTCGTGGGTGCCCCCGAGACCGCCGGTCACGACCACCGCGTCGAACTCCTCGGCCCACTCTCGGACGGTCTCGGCGACGAGTTGCCGGTCGTCGGGTATGGTCAGGATGCGCGCGACCGTCGCGCCAGCGTCGGTGAGTCGGCCCGCGAGCCACGTCGCGTTCGCGTTCTCGGTGTCGCCCGCCAACACTTCGTCGCCGACGGTGAGGATAGCGACTTCCATCGGGCGAAGGGAGGTCGGCCGCGGACAAAAGGGGCGCGGCCGGGGACCGATAGTCTCCTCGTGATTGCTTCTCCGAAGGTTAGCCCCGCGATCGTCACGAAAAGCGACAGTAAACGATATTTTACTCCGCCCCGTTATTTAGCGGTGAGAAGGTGGTAGCATGCCTGTCGTCCCGCACTACCCCTCCGACGAACCCGACCACGACAGAGAGGCACCGGACTTCGGAGAAATCGTAGACGAGATTCTGGACCGCGACGACCCATCGCCGAGACCGTCGGGGGCGTGACCGGTTTTCCACTCGTGTTTAGTCGTAAATCCGGCCGGACAGCAAACGAAACGAGTTTCGGACCGTAGCCAGCGACCGGCGCTTGGGGTCGTACTGCCCGTAAATCCCCGCTAGGGGATATTTTTAGGCCAGTACTCCGCCGACCGTGATGAGGAACCCGAGAATGCCTGCCACGGCGGCAGTCACTTCGAGCCACCACTTCAACGCGCTCTTCGCTGGCATTTGGACCTGCCGAGGCGCGTTGCCTCGGCGAGAGTGACTATATAAACTAAAAACTTAAAAATTGTCATATTCTTCTCCTGTCGAGCGCCGTTTCGGTTAGACGATGGATTTTTACCAGTAGTCGTCGTACTAACACTCGCATTTGGACCTGTCGAGGCGGGTGCGATTTCCGTCGCAACCGTCTTCGATTTTCGCGGAACTGTACCCCTTCTGCCGACCTCCGTAGAAATATCGTTCTGTCGCGGGAAATTTCTCACCGACCCGAATCGGCAATCCTTTTGACGCTCCTGTGAGCGCGGAACGGACATGCACAAGATAACGAACAGCGGGTGGGTCGAAGTCGTCACCGGCTGTATGTTCTCGGGGAAGACCGAGGAGCTTCTGCGGCGACTCCGCCGGGCCGAAATCGCCGGGCAGGAGGTCGCGGCGTTCAAGCCAGCGTTGGACGACCGGTACGGCGAGGGCACCGTGGGGTCGCACAACGGCCGCCAGTGGGACGCGACGGTCGTGGACCCCGAGGAGGGCGTCTGGGACATCCCCGAGGAACTGAACGGCGAGGAGGTCGTCGCCATCGACGAGGCGAACTTCTTCTCGGCGGAGTTGGTCGAGGTCTGCGAACTCCTCGCGGACGACGACCGGCGCGTGGTCGTCTCGGGCACCGACCAGACGTTCCGGGGCGAACCCTTCGAACCACTGCCGCGGTTGGTCGCGCTGGCGGAGTACGTGGACAAGTATCAGGCCATCTGCGCGCAGTGTGGCGAACCCGCGACCCGGAACCAGCGACTCGTGGACGGCGAACCGGCCCACGTCGACGACCCGACCATCGTGGTCGGTGCCGACGAGTCCTACGAAGCGCGATGTCGGAACTGTCATACCCTCCGGACCGACTAGAGTCGAATAATGACCCAGTGGGTCGAGAACCCGACCGGCGGGCGCGACCGCGGTCCCGCGGCGCTCGCTCGCGCGTGGCTGGAAGTCCTCACCAGTCCCCGGCGATTCTTCGAGCGCGGCATCGCGCCGGGCGACCAAGCGCCGGGACTCGTGTTCGCCATGACGGTCGTCCTGCTGGAGGAGGCCACCCGGTTCGCGCTGGTCCCCGGCGCGGCACCCTCCATCGGCGGCCGCCCCGCGCTCGCGGCGCTGTTCGGTCTCGCGCTCGTCACCGTGTTCGTCGCGCCCGCGGCCCTCCACCTGACTGGGGCGCTCCAGACGGTCCTGCTGATGGCGACGGTACGGGACCGCGCGGGCACCAGCGAGACGGTGCAGGTCATCGCTTACGCGACCGCACCGTGCGTCTTTGCGGGGATTCCCTCGCCGACGCTCCGGGCTGCGTGCGCCGTCTACGGCGCGGTCCTGTTCTTCGTTGGCCTCCGGACGGTCCACGAGACGACGACGCTCCGGGCGCTCGTCGCGGGCGCGATTCCGGCCGCGATAGTGTTCGGCTACGCCTTCCGCGGGTTCGCGGCGCTCGGCGAAATCGCCGTCTGGACCGCCAGCGAGGTCTGTCTCCGTGTTCCGGAAGTCGGCGCACAGGTCTGTCTCCCGCTCGGCTGATACGGGACGACAGCACAAATCTCGTCTTCGGTCGGCGGGCGAGCGATAAGCGGACTGACTTAATTTAACAATCGTTATCAGGGTCCTTTCGCTTTACTCGCGTATGGCCTCCCCGTTCGAAAATCCGGCCCTCCGATACGGCATCGCGCTCGTCAACGTCGCAATCCTCGTAGGCATCGCCTTCGTCTTCCTCGACGGAACGATGCGATGGCTCGTGCTGGGCATCGCCGTCCTCGACCTCCTCGTCGTTCCGCGAGTCCTGAAGATGAGCGCAGAACAGAACGCCGCCTGACGGTTCGTCCCTCCTCGACTCGGCTACTTATAAGACGTTTCGACCCGAAGGGCGTTCATGCTCAATCTCATCCTCGACGACTTCATGGTCGAGTTGAAGGACGGAGCCATCAAGAACGTCGGCCCCTCGAACAAGTCCGGGACCGCGAAACTCTTCGACGTGGAGTCGGCCGAGGCCCGCGAGTTCGGGGACAAGCGCGTGAAACTCGTCTGCGAGGACGGCGAGGGTAACGAGGTACAGGTCGCGCTCTTCCCCGAACAGGTCCGCGACATCGCGGACGACATCGAAGCGATGGAAGACGACAGTCCGGTCTTCGAGTAGGTCGTTCGGGAATCGACTCGCGGTTTGCGACCGCCCTGATATTCAAATAATGCGGTCAAGTTTAAAGTCCTCGCGCGTCTCAATCCGATGGGATGGGACACGACGAGGCCGACGATTCACACGACCACGAGGAGCCCCGGAAGGGCGACCACTACCAGCACCGGGACGGGACCGACGAAATCGTCTTCGCCGCCGAGGAGGGCCACGTCCTGACGATTCGGGAGTACCCGCGCGTCGAGGACTTCGCGCAGGCGGTCGCCGACGCCGAGTACGCGGGCACCCACGAGGGAGTCGCAGACCTGCCGGGCGCGGAGGCGTTCGAAGACGACTAATTTGAGTCAGTTCGCCGGGGCAGTTTCGACAACAGTTTTAGGCCGGGGCTATATTTCTCGCGTATAAGATGGGTTCGTGTATCATCTGCGGGACCCCTGCCGACGGTGCCATCTGCGACAGCCACGAGCAGGATGTCCTCTTCGAATTCGCCGGCGACAACCCCAACCAGTTGACGCCGGGACGGTATTACAGCGGCACAGTAGACGGCTTCGCCGAGTTCGGCGTCTTCGTGAACATCGGCGACCGAGTGACCGGTCTCCTCCACAAGAGCGAACTCGACCAGCGACTCGACTCGCTCGACTGGGACGAGGGCCAGACCGTCTTCGTCCAAGTCACCG is a window encoding:
- a CDS encoding thymidine kinase → MHKITNSGWVEVVTGCMFSGKTEELLRRLRRAEIAGQEVAAFKPALDDRYGEGTVGSHNGRQWDATVVDPEEGVWDIPEELNGEEVVAIDEANFFSAELVEVCELLADDDRRVVVSGTDQTFRGEPFEPLPRLVALAEYVDKYQAICAQCGEPATRNQRLVDGEPAHVDDPTIVVGADESYEARCRNCHTLRTD
- a CDS encoding NADPH-dependent FMN reductase, yielding MPDTPHVVAVCGSLRDESVTRVALDTALDAAEEEGGETDLLDLREYDLPAYDPDVDDEEAGDAARLARAIREADAILLGSPMYHGSYSSVLKTALDYCGFDEFEHKTVGLLAVSGGSFPITALEHLRSVCRALDAWVLPHQAAVPRSHSAVRDGAFTDDDVAERVRELGREVVGYANIEPCPPTMESEENVGAVD
- a CDS encoding YIP1 family protein — encoded protein: MTQWVENPTGGRDRGPAALARAWLEVLTSPRRFFERGIAPGDQAPGLVFAMTVVLLEEATRFALVPGAAPSIGGRPALAALFGLALVTVFVAPAALHLTGALQTVLLMATVRDRAGTSETVQVIAYATAPCVFAGIPSPTLRAACAVYGAVLFFVGLRTVHETTTLRALVAGAIPAAIVFGYAFRGFAALGEIAVWTASEVCLRVPEVGAQVCLPLG
- a CDS encoding competence/damage-inducible protein A, with product MEVAILTVGDEVLAGDTENANATWLAGRLTDAGATVARILTIPDDRQLVAETVREWAEEFDAVVVTGGLGGTHDDVTADAVADAFDRDLVVDDAVREDVIATVAAYRDENPEEVAAHDLDLDVDAWAALPDGSRPLVNPEGLCPGCVLGNVYAFPGVPAEMRALFEQVADEFGGDVVSRTLYTPQPEASLLDAVAGVREEFDVTVGSYPATDERNRLKVSGSDPEAVAAAAAWLRERVEVVAEE
- a CDS encoding NADP-dependent oxidoreductase; this translates as MSETNRKYLLAKRPDGKPDRDTFELAEEDVPDPAPGEVLVRTLYLSVDPYMRGRMDAGESYADPWAVGDPLRGGVVGEVVESNGAGFEEGEVVAGDLQWADYATARGSDLQSVNPDLAPVSTALGVLGMPGRTAYFGTREVARPNAGDTFVVTGAAGAVGSVAGQIAKQSGARVVGFAGSDEKVEFLEDELGFDAGINYKTTDDYGAALDEAAPEGVDSYFDNVGGPITDAVFSKLNVDARVAVCGQISMYNAEEMPTGPRKLGKLIESRATVEGFLVSDFAPRFEQATRQLGEWVAEGEIQYRETVTEGLENAPDAFLGLFEGENIGKQLVQVGEREE